In one window of Canis aureus isolate CA01 chromosome 25, VMU_Caureus_v.1.0, whole genome shotgun sequence DNA:
- the KRT72 gene encoding keratin, type II cytoskeletal 72, translated as MSRPLHLRPAGERPAFSGCSAILAGRGSASSVSLRAGAKGTAAFGSRSLLSPGGGRRLALAPVAGRRGASTLGHCSGSGGGRLGGFVGTVFGSAGLGPVCPSVCPPGGIPQVTVNRSLLAPLNVELDPEIQKVRAQEREQIKALNNKFASFIDKVRFLEQQNQVLETKWNLLQQLDLNNCRKNLEPIYEGYISNLRKQLETQTGDRVRLDSELRSMQDLVEDYKKRYEVEINRRTAAENEFVVLKKDVDAAYMNKVELQAKVDSLTDEIKFFKCLYEGEIAQIQSHISDMSVILSMDNNRDLDLDSIIDEVRAQYEEIALKSKAEAEALYQTKIQELQVTAGRHGDDLKLTKAEISELNRLIQRIRSEIGNVKKQCANLETAIADAEQRGDCALKDARAKLDELEAALHQAKEELARLLREYQELLSTKLALDMEIATYRKLLEGEECRMSGEHPSSVSISVISNTGAGAGGAGLSASRGLDGSALCFGASSSFSFKPAAVDVKTKGGCGSEFKDPGPKGSGGSCAARKASR; from the exons ATGAGCCGCCCGCTGCACCTCCGGCCCGCGGGTGAGCGCCCGGCCTTCAGCGGCTGCTCGGCCATCCTCGCGGGCAGGGGCAGCGCCAGCTCCGTGTCCCTCCGGGCCGGCGCCAAGGGCACGGCCGCCTTTGGCAGCAGGAGCCTCCTGAGCCCGGGGGGCGGCCGGcgcctggccctggcccccgTGGCCGGCCGGAGGGGCGCGTCCACACTGGGCCACTGCTCGGGCTCGGGGGGTGGCCGGCTGGGTGGCTTCGTGGGCACCGTGTTCGGCAGCGCTGGGCTGGGGCCCGTGTGCCCGTCTGTGTGCCCGCCCGGCGGCATCCCTCAGGTCACCGTCAATAGGAGCCTCCTGGCCCCCCTCAACGTGGAGCTGGACCCCGAGATCCAGAAGGTGCGCGCCCAGGAGCGGGAGCAGATCAAGGCCCTGAACAACAAGTTTGCCTCCTTCATCGACAAG GTGCGGTTCCTGGAGCAGCAGAACCAGGTGCTGGAGACCAAGTGGAACCTGCTACAGCAGCTGGATCTGAACAACTGCAGGAAGAACCTGGAGCCTATTTATGAGGGCTACATCAGCAACCTGCGGAAGCAGCTGGAGACACAGACGGGCGACAGGGTGCGGCTGGACTCGGAACTGAGGAGCATGCAGGATTTGGTGGAGGACTATAAGAAGAG GTACGAGGTGGAGATCAACAGACGCACAGCTGCTGAGAATGAGTTCGTGGTGCTCAAGAAG GACGTGGACGCCGCCTACATGAACAAGGTGGAGCTCCAGGCCAAGGTGGACTCCCTGACAGATGAGATCAAGTTCTTCAAGTGCCTCTACGAAGGG GAGATCGCtcagatccagtcccacatcagcgATATGTCCGTCATCCTGTCCATGGACAACAACCGGGACCTGGACCTGGACAGCATCATCGACGAGGTCCGCGCCCAGTATGAGGAGATCGCCCTGAAGAGCAAGGCCGAGGCCGAGGCGCTGTACCAGACCAAG ATCCAAGAGCTGCAGGTCACAGCGGGCCGGCACGGGGATGACCTCAAACTCACCAAGGCCGAGATCTCAGAGCTCAACCGCCTAATCCAGAGGATCCGCTCCGAGATAGGGAACGTGAAGAAGCAG TGCGCCAACCTGGAGACGGCCATCGCCGACGCCGAGCAGCGGGGCGACTGTGCCCTGAAGGACGCCCGGGCCAAGCTGGACGAGCTGGAGGCCGCCCTGCACCAGGCCAAGGAGGAGCTGGCCCGGCTCCTGCGCGAGTACCAGGAGCTCCTGAGCACGAAGCTGGCCCTGGACATGGAGATCGCCACCTACCGCAAGCTGCTGGAGGGCGAGGAGTGCAG gaTGTCTGGTGAACATCCCAGCTCCGTGAGCATCT CTGTCATCAGCAACACTGGCGCGGGGGCAGGAGGCGCCGGCTTGTCAGCAAGCAgaggcctggatggttcagcgctCTGCTTTGGCGCCTCGAGCAGTTTCAGCTTCAAACCTGCGGCCGTGGACGTCAAGACCAAAGGCGGCTGCGGCAGCGAGTTCAAGGATCCCGGGCCCAAGGGCTCAGGCGGCAGCTGCGCAGCCAGGAAGGCCTCGAGGTGA
- the LOC144297555 gene encoding LOW QUALITY PROTEIN: keratin, type II cytoskeletal 73-like (The sequence of the model RefSeq protein was modified relative to this genomic sequence to represent the inferred CDS: substituted 1 base at 1 genomic stop codon), protein MNRQFTYKSGAASKGGFSGCSAVLSGGSSSSYRAGGKGLSGGFGSRSLYSLGGTRSISLNMASGSGRVGGYGLGRGRASGFAGSMFGSVALGPVCPSVCPPGGIHQVTVNKNLLAPLNVELDPEIQKVRTQEREQIKALNNKFASFIDKVRFLEQQNQVLETKWELLQQLDVNNCKNNLEPILEGYISNLRKQLETLSGDRVRLDSELRSMRDVVEDYKKRYEEEINKRTTAENEFVVLKKDVDAAYMSKVELQAKVDALDGEIKFFKCLYEGEIAQIQSHISDTSVILSMDNNRDLNLDSIIAEVRAQYEEIALKSKAEAEALYQTKFQELQLAAGRHGDDLKHTKNEISELTRLIQRLRSEIESVKKQCSNLETAIADAEQRGDCALKDARAKLDELEAALHQAKEELARMLREYQELMSTKLSLDIEIATYRKLLEGEECRMSGEYTNAVSISVISSTPAGTAGTGAGFGFGGAGSYGYRPSSVSGGYGVLSGGCVTGSGNCSPRGESKTRLGSASEFKDPQGKTSALSSPAKKTTRXKKKKRKEKKKKPISQLSTSPCFSSRSPSLGKLLSHIYPALLLASLRH, encoded by the exons ATGAATCGCCAATTCACCTACAAGTCGGGAGCTGCCTCCAAGGGGGGCTTCAGCGGCTGCTCGGCAGTGCTCTCCGGGGGCAGCTCATCCTCCTACCGAGCAGGGGGCAAAGGGCTCAGCGGAGGCTTTGGAAGCCGGAGCCTCTACAGCCTGGGGGGCACCAGGAGCATCTCCCTCAACATGGCCAGCGGCAGTGGGCGGGTGGGTGGCTATGGGTTAGGTCGAGGCCGGGCCAGTGGCTTTGCTGGGAGCATGTTTGGCAGTGTGGCCCTGGGGCCCGTGTGCCCGTCCGTGTGCCCTCCGGGGGGAATCCATCAGGTCACGGTCAACAAGAACCTCCTGGCCCCCCTCAACGTGGAGCTGGACCCCGAGATCCAGAAAGTGCGCACCCAGGAGCGGGAGCAGATCAAGGCTCTGAACAACAAGTTCGCCTCCTTCATCGACAAG GTGCGGTTCCTGGAGCAGCAGAACCAGGTGCTGGAGACCAAGTGGGAGCTGCTGCAGCAGCTGGATGTGAACAACTGCAAGAACAACCTGGAGCCCATCCTCGAGGGCTACATCAGCAACCTGCGGAAGCAGCTGGAGACGCTGTCCGGGGACAGGGTGCGGCTGGACTCGGAGCTGAGGAGCATGCGGGACGTGGTGGAGGACTACAAGAAGAG GTATGAGGAGGAGATTAACAAGCGCACAACTGCCGAGAATGAATTTGTGGTGCTCAAGAAG GATGTGGATGCAGCTTACATGAGCAAGGTGGAGCTTCAGGCCAAGGTGGATGCCCTGGATGGAGAAATCAAGTTCTTCAAATGCCTGTATGAGGGG GAGATCGCtcagatccagtcccacatcagtgACACATCTGTCATCCTGTCCATGGACAACAATCGGGACCTGAACTTGGACAGCATCATTGCTGAGGTCCGTGCTCAGTATGAGGAGATCGCCTTGAAGAGCAAGGCTGAGGCTGAGGCGCTGTACCAGACTAAG TTCCAGGAGCTCCAGCTAGCGGCCGGTCGGCATGGAGATGACCTCAAACATACCAAGAACGAGATCTCCGAACTGACTCGCCTTATCCAAAGGCTGCGTTCGGAGATTGAGAGTGTGAAGAAGCAG TGCTCCAACCTGGAGACGGCCATCGCCGATGCCGAGCAGCGGGGCGACTGTGCCCTGAAGGATGCCCGGGCCAAGCTGGACGAGCTGGAGGCCGCCCTGCACCAGGCCAAGGAGGAGCTGGCCCGGATGCTGCGCGAGTACCAGGAGCTCATGAGCACGAAGCTGTCCCTGGACATCGAGATCGCCACCTACCGCAAGCTGCTGGAGGGCGAGGAGTGCAG GATGTCTGGAGAATACACCAACGCCGTGAGCATCT CAGTCATCAGCAGCACCCCGGCGGGCACCGCGGGCACCGGGGCCGGCTTCGGTTTCGGCGGCGCTGGCAGCTACGGTTACCGGCCCAGCTCGGTCTCCGGGGGCTACGGCGTGCTGTCCGGGGGCTGTGTCACCGGCAGTGGCAACTGCAGCCCCCGTGGGGAGTCCAAAACCAGGCTGGGGAGTGCGAGCGAGTTCAAGGACCCCCAGGGGAAGACCTCCGCTCTGAGCTCCCCCGCCAAGAAAACCacgagataaaaaaaaaaaaaaagaaaagaaaagaaaaagaagcccaTTTCCCAGCTGTCCACCTCGCCCTGCTTTTCCTCCCGTAGCCCTTCCCTGGGAaaactcctgtctcacatttatcCTGCTCTCCTCCTTGCTTCTCTTCGCCACTGA